In the Lates calcarifer isolate ASB-BC8 linkage group LG24, TLL_Latcal_v3, whole genome shotgun sequence genome, one interval contains:
- the xkr9 gene encoding XK-related protein 9 gives MPQSNIQYTKLRWLLTIAGLVLYVVDIWTDIGLALKYFQEKQYVWTGLTLVFVLAGLLVTQIFSYAWYRDDTNNVVMNPEGKETILGMSKGGLVTLHLFGVGIFTRYYHLLKKGFKVVWTTTNSYTLEQRREVYHDLFCLATDLSMLKLFEAFLESVPQLLLQLCIVLSHNECSVLQYFSMGFSFFNIAWALVDYRRCLRRSLPHVREMPSGLPTTIYLLYKLCTITSRILSYSLLLILSTYTTVALTVVWLLATTWTHLLKTNFCSSKGLELIYRAVIGAILTFTFFNVKGQDTKVAMSIYYLLHSLINIMAPLLLALLRPEMQTATSLLTVSGLIFGGSVLGLVNLMLYYLLLHPKGGRREADEVDGLGWETETMRRMRNFVQPL, from the exons atgcCTCAGTCAAACATTCAGTACACTAAACTGCGATGGCTACTAACCATCGCTGGACTCGTTTTGTATGTGGTGGACATTTGGACAGACATAGGACTGGCTCTGAAATATTTTCAAGAGAAACAATATGTCTGGACTGGGCTGACTctagtgtttgttttggctggACTGCTGGTGACCCAGATCTTCAGCTATGCCTGGTATCGGGACGACACGAATAATGTTGTGATGAACCCGGAGGGAAAAGAAACCATACTGGGCATGTCAAAAGGTGGACTTGTCACCCTGCACCTATTTGGTGTGGGTATCTTCACCAG GTACTATCACCTGCTGAAAAAAGGCTTTAAAGTGGTTTGGACGACAACAAATTCTTATACactggagcagaggagggaagTGTACCACGATCTGTTTTGCCTGGCTACTGATCTGAGCATGCTCAAACTGTTTGAGGCTTTCCTGGAGAGTGTTCCCCAGCTACTTCTACAGCTATGCATAGTGCTGAGCCACAATGAGTGCTCAGTTCTGCAGT ATTTTTCTATGggtttttccttctttaataTTGCCTGGGCTCTGGTGGACTATCGCCGCTGCCTGCGCAGATCCCTCCCCCATGTCAGGGAGATGCCCTCTGGCCTCCCCACAACAATCTACCTCCTGTACAAACTCTGCACCATCACCAGCCGCATCCTCAGCTACAGCCTCCTCCTCATACTGAGCACTTACACCACAGTGGCCCTCACCGTCGTCTGGCTGCTGGCAACAACCTGGACACACTTGCTTAAAACCAACTTCTGCTCATCCAAAGGCCTCGAACTTATCTACCGGGCAGTCATAGGAGCCATCCTCACATTCACCTTTTTCAATGTCAAAGGACAGGACACAAAAGTAGCCATGAGCATCTATTACCTTTTACACAGTCTTATAAATATTATGGCTCCATTACTGCTAGCTTTGTTAAGGCCAGAGATGCAGACTGCCACATCTTTGCTGACCGTCAGCGGTTTAATCTTTGGAGGGTCAGTGCTGGGGCTGGTGAATCTCATGCTGTATTACCTCCTACTGCATCCCAAGGGGGGCAGGCGTGAGGCAGATGAGGTGGATGGCCTGGGATGGGAAACAGAGACCATGAGGAGAATGAGGAACTTTGTGCAACCTTTATGA